Proteins from a genomic interval of Paenibacillus sp. FSL R5-0623:
- a CDS encoding PrpR N-terminal domain-containing protein, which translates to MRTRVHFIAPYESMIPIIQECIPRFPQLTIQTDVGDLANGVELATQAEKNGAEIIISRGGTAQLIKKAVTIPVIDVQLSGYDMIRSLTLASQFNGQTAIVGFSNITSGAQSIIDLMDLPLKVYTIHSSEDVARLLLELKASGYRQIVGDVITVNTAKTYGLEGLLIQSGQESILRAMEDAQLVYRYLSKNHAISIILNDLVTREHPNLLILNERNEVVFENLTDFEKNPLTDNHMYLTNTSLEFHQSHIQNVFMVDDYQLTVNAYETTLDNKNYKVYMLEKGQPYAFAQFGITTFTDASMEPIVAESPAMQAVLKNIRALYENHEPIYLQGEADSGKSFLVKHIHQMYSGGGLLLQMDLPQVPPGHLHKIPLAKVRNVEINHMETRMEDPELLAFIQSCLQNQIGVFILGEQILNPHWSLDLELNTIMMPNLADRSEDLAPLMQHFLTDYYQKYGTTAVRIKEDALQLIRDQITNMNVNQLKHLIKQAALNEQDYVITTATLSRLLDQQPSSSPMKLNGTLKEIEKEVIQFVLQEENNNQSKAAERLGINRATLWRKLKD; encoded by the coding sequence ATGCGTACACGAGTTCACTTTATTGCTCCCTACGAATCGATGATTCCTATTATACAAGAGTGCATTCCTCGTTTTCCCCAGTTAACCATTCAGACGGACGTGGGCGACTTGGCGAACGGTGTGGAATTAGCAACTCAAGCTGAGAAAAACGGTGCAGAGATTATCATCAGCCGCGGCGGAACCGCCCAACTCATTAAAAAAGCAGTGACCATTCCCGTCATTGATGTGCAGTTATCGGGCTATGATATGATTCGTTCACTTACCCTGGCAAGCCAGTTTAACGGCCAGACAGCCATCGTTGGCTTCTCCAACATCACCTCTGGTGCACAATCGATTATCGATCTGATGGATCTGCCCCTCAAGGTCTATACCATACATAGCTCGGAAGATGTCGCACGATTGCTCCTGGAGTTGAAGGCTTCCGGGTACCGACAGATTGTCGGAGATGTGATCACCGTAAACACCGCGAAGACCTATGGTCTGGAAGGATTGTTAATCCAATCGGGCCAGGAATCCATCCTTAGAGCGATGGAGGATGCACAGCTGGTCTACCGTTATTTGAGCAAAAATCATGCGATATCGATCATCCTGAATGATCTGGTTACACGGGAACATCCGAATTTACTTATTTTAAATGAACGGAATGAAGTTGTATTCGAGAATCTGACCGATTTTGAGAAAAATCCGCTGACCGATAATCACATGTATCTGACCAACACCAGTCTGGAATTCCATCAATCCCACATCCAAAATGTGTTCATGGTGGACGATTACCAGCTCACGGTTAACGCCTATGAAACGACCCTGGACAACAAGAACTACAAGGTGTATATGCTGGAAAAAGGACAACCCTATGCCTTTGCACAATTCGGCATAACAACGTTCACGGACGCATCGATGGAGCCCATCGTTGCCGAATCCCCTGCCATGCAGGCGGTATTGAAGAACATTCGAGCACTTTACGAGAATCATGAACCGATCTATCTGCAGGGTGAAGCGGATTCCGGTAAATCTTTTCTGGTCAAACACATTCATCAGATGTACTCCGGTGGCGGACTGTTATTACAGATGGATCTCCCGCAAGTTCCGCCCGGTCATTTGCACAAGATACCACTCGCCAAGGTTAGAAATGTAGAGATTAACCACATGGAAACACGTATGGAAGATCCGGAGTTGCTCGCCTTTATCCAGAGTTGCCTTCAAAACCAGATAGGGGTGTTTATACTCGGAGAACAGATATTAAACCCGCATTGGTCACTTGATCTGGAGCTTAATACAATCATGATGCCAAATCTTGCAGATAGATCGGAGGATCTGGCTCCATTGATGCAGCACTTCCTGACAGATTACTACCAGAAATACGGAACTACTGCGGTAAGGATAAAAGAAGATGCACTACAGCTGATCCGGGATCAGATCACGAATATGAACGTCAACCAGTTGAAACATCTGATCAAGCAGGCTGCACTCAATGAACAGGATTATGTAATTACCACGGCTACCTTGTCCCGCTTGCTGGATCAGCAACCTTCTTCAAGCCCAATGAAGTTGAACGGTACGCTAAAGGAGATTGAGAAAGAAGTTATTCAGTTCGTGCTTCAGGAGGAAAATAACAATCAATCAAAGGCAGCAGAGCGTCTGGGGATTAACCGGGCCACATTATGGCGTAAACTTAAAGATTAA
- a CDS encoding PspA/IM30 family protein yields MGILSRFRDVMKANVNHMLSRAEDPEKSVNEYMRSLSSDLGQVKAETAAVLSDESRAKRAFDECSAEVKKLQRYAEKSAESGDEDKARGFLEKKVKLADKMNELQVAYERASAKAMMMKHMNDKLVADLGQLEARHAELKGRMADAKAQQQANERNASAGRADAALKAMEDKANQALNEAEALAEIRAGAQEDDLDELIAQLERDMNADAGNNENASPSAEEELAAIQEKLKK; encoded by the coding sequence ATGGGAATCTTATCGAGGTTTAGAGACGTGATGAAGGCGAATGTGAACCACATGTTGTCGCGGGCGGAAGACCCGGAGAAGAGTGTGAATGAATATATGCGCAGCCTGAGCAGTGATCTGGGTCAGGTGAAGGCTGAGACGGCAGCGGTGCTGTCAGATGAGAGCCGTGCGAAGCGAGCATTCGATGAGTGCAGCGCCGAGGTCAAGAAGTTACAGCGGTATGCGGAAAAATCGGCGGAGTCGGGAGACGAAGATAAGGCACGCGGTTTTCTGGAAAAGAAAGTGAAGCTGGCTGACAAAATGAACGAATTACAGGTTGCCTATGAACGTGCTTCTGCCAAAGCGATGATGATGAAGCATATGAATGATAAATTGGTTGCAGATCTGGGACAACTGGAAGCGCGGCATGCAGAACTGAAAGGTCGCATGGCAGATGCAAAGGCGCAGCAACAGGCCAATGAACGGAATGCATCTGCGGGCAGAGCTGATGCTGCATTGAAAGCCATGGAAGACAAGGCAAACCAGGCGCTGAACGAAGCAGAGGCTTTGGCAGAAATTCGCGCTGGAGCACAGGAAGATGATTTGGACGAATTAATTGCCCAGTTGGAGAGGGACATGAACGCAGATGCGGGTAATAATGAGAATGCATCGCCAAGTGCAGAGGAAGAACTCGCAGCGATTCAGGAAAAGCTGAAGAAGTGA